Proteins co-encoded in one Vibrio sp. SNU_ST1 genomic window:
- a CDS encoding response regulator has translation MFDFGLEAIIYTKAITLLATVAVVVMWLIYYCYRLKQKNGVIAGTHHVPYIAYSICIITWISSNAYFHTDLLPRLGPSAAIFTAKLANLSSFLAFAFAYYFSCQLAAENRSGKIHLWQQSILAILTSYSFYINLTPGLTVEDVTITAPSQFVIEFGPHTPYFFIGVISLIALTLVNLVTMRANSSKLTLAKTNYMITGILVFMLSTATIHIGIAYFLRDFSLTWLPPALSLSEMLFFGYALLTSRFYSFKYLTYISLNVLLVCAILVLPFGSVFIPLNDGNQWLLAIPISAMIGVAWNLLYKRVSPYSSLFVYGNKKTPVQRILALEEDFKLSIDDAMRRLGRQLQIPEDKLRLVNSNYNETCYEDYLSNNKSVLVFDELSEELDDTAPAKRSLKALYDKMSSNNTALVMPLFGHKKSVTHLLVSSHKSNNHMFSNEEISALQTLLNRVQSTIEADRRIRQSRALANSIAHEMRNPLAQVQLHFEVLKQHIDNQAPAQQILTDIENGQAAIQRGRQLIDIILREVSDSTPEHGPVTMTSIHKAVDQAVSHYGFENEKIIERIRLPQHDDFVANLNETLFNFVIFNLIRNAIYYFDSYPDSQVEISTKTGSYENVLTFRDSGPGIDEAIVHKIFDDFFSYQKSGGSGLGLGYCQRVMRSFGGRVECHSKLGEFTEFHLYFPIVPNAPKAETLRTPYFNGWKHNQSTEDKAEADVKPENKTPSGDIESEPASTLTESKQTERAQAENQPTSSYLAPTVLIVDDKEVQRTLVQMYLNRLGVNSLQAKNGENAVELFRTHKVDLVLMDVQMPIMNGFDASQLIKARSPQTPIIALSGESGQHELDMIRKLMDGRLEKPTSLDALQGVLDSWLIKDTTSNASKETEN, from the coding sequence ATGTTTGATTTTGGGCTAGAGGCGATAATCTATACAAAAGCGATCACACTGCTTGCAACAGTAGCCGTGGTTGTAATGTGGTTGATCTATTATTGCTACCGACTTAAACAAAAGAACGGAGTGATAGCGGGGACACACCATGTACCTTACATCGCCTATTCCATCTGTATTATTACGTGGATCAGCAGCAATGCCTACTTCCATACAGACTTATTGCCGAGACTTGGCCCTTCAGCAGCCATATTCACAGCAAAGTTGGCCAACCTCAGCTCTTTCCTTGCTTTTGCCTTTGCTTATTACTTTTCATGTCAACTCGCAGCCGAAAACCGCAGTGGTAAAATCCATCTGTGGCAACAAAGCATACTCGCGATCCTCACTAGCTACTCCTTCTATATCAATTTGACCCCGGGGTTAACGGTAGAAGATGTTACCATTACAGCTCCAAGCCAATTCGTGATCGAGTTTGGTCCACACACACCGTACTTTTTTATAGGAGTAATAAGCTTAATTGCCCTTACACTGGTTAATCTAGTGACCATGCGTGCCAATAGCAGCAAGCTAACATTAGCCAAAACGAACTACATGATTACGGGCATCTTGGTATTCATGCTATCTACCGCAACGATTCACATTGGCATTGCCTATTTCCTACGTGATTTCTCACTCACTTGGCTCCCCCCAGCCTTGTCGCTCAGTGAGATGTTATTTTTTGGCTATGCACTGCTGACCTCTCGCTTCTACAGTTTTAAATACCTTACATACATAAGCCTTAATGTGCTGTTGGTGTGTGCAATCTTGGTGCTACCTTTTGGTTCGGTATTTATCCCCCTAAATGACGGTAACCAATGGCTTTTAGCCATCCCTATTAGTGCGATGATCGGCGTCGCTTGGAACCTACTCTACAAACGCGTAAGTCCTTACTCCTCATTATTTGTCTACGGAAACAAAAAGACACCAGTGCAACGAATCCTTGCATTAGAAGAGGACTTCAAATTGTCGATTGACGATGCCATGCGTCGTTTAGGTCGCCAATTGCAAATCCCAGAAGATAAGCTTCGACTAGTTAACAGCAACTACAATGAAACCTGCTACGAAGATTACCTATCTAACAACAAGTCCGTTTTAGTGTTCGATGAGCTTTCTGAAGAGCTCGATGATACTGCGCCAGCTAAGCGATCGCTAAAAGCGCTTTATGACAAGATGAGTTCGAACAACACTGCGTTGGTAATGCCACTATTCGGACACAAAAAATCAGTCACACACTTGCTAGTATCATCACATAAAAGCAACAATCATATGTTCTCTAATGAAGAGATCTCTGCACTGCAAACCTTGTTAAATCGAGTACAAAGTACCATTGAAGCCGATAGGCGTATTCGCCAAAGTCGTGCACTGGCTAACTCAATCGCTCATGAGATGCGCAATCCACTGGCTCAAGTGCAACTGCATTTTGAGGTGTTAAAGCAGCACATTGATAATCAAGCACCAGCTCAACAAATCTTGACTGACATTGAGAATGGCCAAGCAGCAATTCAACGCGGGCGGCAACTGATTGACATCATCTTACGAGAAGTCAGTGACAGCACGCCTGAACATGGTCCAGTAACCATGACCTCTATCCATAAAGCCGTGGATCAAGCCGTAAGCCACTATGGTTTTGAGAATGAAAAGATTATTGAACGCATTCGTTTACCACAACACGATGATTTTGTAGCAAATCTGAATGAAACTCTATTCAACTTCGTCATTTTCAACCTAATACGTAACGCGATCTACTACTTTGACTCTTATCCAGACAGCCAAGTTGAGATCAGCACCAAAACAGGATCTTACGAGAACGTCCTGACATTTCGAGATTCCGGCCCCGGCATTGACGAAGCCATTGTTCATAAGATCTTCGATGACTTTTTCTCTTACCAAAAAAGCGGTGGGAGCGGCTTAGGACTGGGTTATTGCCAAAGAGTGATGCGCTCATTTGGTGGCAGAGTAGAATGCCACTCCAAACTTGGTGAATTTACTGAGTTTCACCTGTACTTCCCTATTGTACCTAATGCTCCAAAAGCGGAGACGCTGCGTACGCCTTATTTCAACGGTTGGAAACACAACCAATCGACGGAAGATAAAGCCGAAGCGGATGTAAAACCAGAGAACAAAACTCCAAGCGGTGATATAGAATCTGAACCGGCAAGCACGCTAACAGAAAGTAAGCAAACAGAACGCGCGCAAGCAGAAAATCAACCAACATCAAGCTATCTTGCACCGACGGTACTTATTGTTGATGACAAAGAAGTACAGCGCACGCTTGTTCAGATGTATTTGAATCGACTGGGCGTTAACAGTTTGCAAGCCAAAAACGGGGAAAATGCCGTCGAGTTGTTCAGAACACACAAGGTTGATTTGGTCTTAATGGACGTACAAATGCCGATAATGAATGGTTTCGATGCAAGCCAGCTCATCAAGGCGCGCTCACCTCAAACACCAATCATTGCTTTGTCTGGAGAATCGGGACAACACGAATTAGACATGATCAGAAAACTGATGGACGGTCGCCTAGAGAAGCCAACCTCTTTGGATGCGCTACAAGGCGTGCTTGATAGTTGGTTGATAAAAGACACAACGTCTAACGCTTCTAAGGAAACAGAGAATTAG